In the genome of Sphingomonas alpina, the window TGGGAACCGGAGCGCATGCCATCCGATGCCGAGGTCGGCGACAACCGGCTGCGTAACCTGATCGGCGTGGTCGATGTGCCGCCGCTTGCCGATCCGCTGCGCCGGCTGATCGAATGGACCGCCGGCTATTATCTGGCGCCGCCCGCCTCGGTGGTGCGCATGGCGATGCCTTCGTCTTCTGCGCTGGAGGGTGCACGCACCGTCACCGAATATCGCGCGACCGGGCTGGTGCCCGATCGCATGACACCGCAACGCGAACAGGCGCTGGAGCGGATCGGCGATCGGCAGGGGCTGATCCGCGAACTGGCGATCGCCGCCGATGTATCGGACGCGGTGATCCGCGGGCTGGTCAAGACCGGCGCGGTCGAAGCGGTCGAGGTGGATATCGACAGTCCCTACCCCCTGCCTGATCCCGGGTTCGGCCAGCCCGCTTTGTCGGCCGATCAGCGCGCAGCGTCCGAGGTGCTGGTCGCCAATGTCACCGCGCGTGCCTTTCAGCCGACCTTGCTCGATGGCGTCACTGGCTCCGGCAAGACCGAAGTCTATTTCGAGGCGATCGCCGCTGCGATCCGCGAAGGGCGGCAGACTTTGGTCCTGCTGCCCGAGATCGCGCTGACCGAACCATTCCTGCAGCGCTTCACCGCACGCTTCGGCTGCGAGCCGGTCGCGTGGCATTCCGGCCTGCGCAGTTCACAGCGGAGGCGCGCCTGGCGCGCCATCTCCAGCGGTCAGGCCCTGGTCACCGTCGGGGCGCGATCGGCGCTCTTCCTGCCCTATGCCAATCTCGGCCTGATCGTGGTCGACGAGGCGCATGAGACGAGCTTCAAGCAGGAGGAGGGCGTGCATTATCACGCTCGCGACGTGGCGGTGATGCGCGGGCTGTTCGAGCCATGCCCGGTGATCCTCGCCTCTGCCACGCCGGCGATCGAGACGCGCCAGCAAGTCGCACTCGGCCGCTATGCTGAACTCAAGCTGCCCGGGCGCTGGGGGGCGGCGGAGATGCCGGCGATCGAGGCGATCGACCTGATCGCCGAACCGCCCGAGCGCGGCCGCTGGATCGCGCCGCGCCTGGTCCGTGCGATGCAGGAGACACTCGAACGGCGTGAACAGGTCTTGCTATTCCTCAACCGGCGCGGCTTTGCGCCGCTGACCCTGTGCCGAACCTGCGGGCATCGCTTCCAATGCCCAAATTGCACCGCCTGGATGGTCGAGCACCGGCTCGTGCGCCGG includes:
- a CDS encoding primosomal protein N'; its protein translation is MSSRARVLVLNSALGPLDYRVPHGMTVEPGSIVIAPLGPRQLLGVVWEPERMPSDAEVGDNRLRNLIGVVDVPPLADPLRRLIEWTAGYYLAPPASVVRMAMPSSSALEGARTVTEYRATGLVPDRMTPQREQALERIGDRQGLIRELAIAADVSDAVIRGLVKTGAVEAVEVDIDSPYPLPDPGFGQPALSADQRAASEVLVANVTARAFQPTLLDGVTGSGKTEVYFEAIAAAIREGRQTLVLLPEIALTEPFLQRFTARFGCEPVAWHSGLRSSQRRRAWRAISSGQALVTVGARSALFLPYANLGLIVVDEAHETSFKQEEGVHYHARDVAVMRGLFEPCPVILASATPAIETRQQVALGRYAELKLPGRWGAAEMPAIEAIDLIAEPPERGRWIAPRLVRAMQETLERREQVLLFLNRRGFAPLTLCRTCGHRFQCPNCTAWMVEHRLVRRLACHHCGHIEQVPRTCPECQNEDTLVPVGPGVERIADEVAALFPDAKTAVVTSDTIWSPAKAAEFVHRMEAHDIDIVVGTQLVTKGYHFPNLTLVGVIDADLGLNGGDLRAAERTFQQIMQVSGRAGRGAKPGHVYIQTHSPTAPVMRALITGDADAFYEAETESRREAGAPPFGRFAGIVVSSEDKAAAHEIALLIGRSAPRVEGMEVYGPAPAPLAMLRGRHRQRLLVHARRALDVQDLIRDWLGKLDWPSKVRVTVDIDPYSFV